Sequence from the Ochrobactrum sp. Marseille-Q0166 genome:
GCTTCGTGAAGGCTGTCGTGTGTGCCGGTATCCAGCCAAGCATACCCGCGTCCAAAACGTTGAACGGTTAACTGACCTCTTTCGAGGTAAACATTATTGACCGTCGTGATTTCAAGCTCACCACGAGCGGAAGGTTTGATGGACCGCGCAATATCAACCACTTGATTATCGTAGAAATAGAGTCCTGTTACAGCCCAGTGTGATTTTGGCTTTTCAGGCTTCTCTTCGATTGAGATCGCCTGACCAGTATGGTTGTCAAATTCTACGACGCCATAACGCTGCGGATCATCCACGCGATAAGCAAATACAGTGCCGCCTTGCATTGGTTTTGAAGAGAGCTGCGAGAGTTCCGAAAGTCCATCACCGAAATAGATATTATCACCGAGGATCATAGCAACACTGTCATTGCCAATAAATTCTCTGCCAATGATGAAAGCTTCCGCTAGGCCATTTGGATGTGTCTGTTCAGCGTATGAGAACTCCAAACCAAAATAGCTTCCATCGCCGAGCAGCTTTTGGAAGAGAGGCAAGTCGTGCGGTGTTGAAATGATCAAAATCTCCTGAATGCCTGCTAACATGAGGACACTCAGCGGATAATAGATCATCGGTTTATCAT
This genomic interval carries:
- the rfbA gene encoding glucose-1-phosphate thymidylyltransferase RfbA is translated as MKGIILAGGSGTRLYPLTLAVSKQILPIYDKPMIYYPLSVLMLAGIQEILIISTPHDLPLFQKLLGDGSYFGLEFSYAEQTHPNGLAEAFIIGREFIGNDSVAMILGDNIYFGDGLSELSQLSSKPMQGGTVFAYRVDDPQRYGVVEFDNHTGQAISIEEKPEKPKSHWAVTGLYFYDNQVVDIARSIKPSARGELEITTVNNVYLERGQLTVQRFGRGYAWLDTGTHDSLHEASSFVQTIEKRQGIKIACPEEIGLDKGWLSSDAVLERASKLGKTEYAAYLRRRVEELGKD